A window from Salvelinus sp. IW2-2015 unplaced genomic scaffold, ASM291031v2 Un_scaffold3030, whole genome shotgun sequence encodes these proteins:
- the LOC112075205 gene encoding uncharacterized protein isoform X5: MLERRVAHKMKYYTVETGNTLDSHIQFMRRLNNTTRCFTEVESPVESDVIMAFCPIVSRAGTDIEAALQQIPTGKDVILVVLHHTFNPDSTVPDSSRLVTRSDVILTVDCLFHESQGGLLNCPXNDAAVSXVLKXLNIQPKNRSLQATTAIQSTENNPITAGSMIERKAPEMKYYPVETGNTLDSHIQFMRQLNNTTRCFTEVKSPVESNVIMAFCPIVSRAGTDIEAAQQQIPTGKDVILVVLHHTFNPDHTVPDSSRLVTRSDVILTVDCVFHENQGGLLNCPRNDAAVRNISQKFDTVDYLFHESRRGPLDYPRNDAAVKNLRQKFDIDPMARNRVCLARILNFVMV, from the exons ATGTTGGAACGGAGAG TAGCACACAAGATGAAATACTACACAGTTGAGACTGGCAATACTTTGGATTCTCATATTCAGTTTATGAGACGACTCAACAACACCACAAGATGTTTTACGGAAGTCGAGTCGCCAGTGgagagtgatgtcatcatggcTTTCTGTCCCATCGTCTCCCGCGCCGGGACTGATATTGAAGCAGCACTACAACAGATTCCAA CTGGTAAAGATGTCATTCTGGTAGTGCTGCATCACACCTTCAACCCAGACTCCACTGTACCTGACAGCAGCAGACTAGTGACCAGAAGTGATGTAATACTCACAGTGGACTGTCTGTTCCATGAGAGCCAGGGAGGACTACTGAACTGTCCTCRCAATGATGCAGCRGTCAGCAKGGTTCTSAAGRGRCTGAACATACAGCCAAAG AATAGATCACTTCAAGCCACAACTGCAATACAGTCAACAGAAAATAATCCCATAACTGCAGG ATCCATGATTGAACGCAAAG CACCCGAGATGAAATACTACCCAGTTGAAACTGGCAATACTTTGGATTCTCATATTCAGTTTATGAGACAACTCAACAACACCACAAGATGTTTTACGGAAGTGAAGTCGCCAGTGGAGAGTAATGTCATCATGGCTTTCTGTCCCATCGTCTCCCGCGCCGGGACTGATATTGAAGCAGCACAGCAACAGATTCCAA CTGGTAAAGATGTCATTCTGGTAGTGCTGCATCACACCTTCAACCCAGACCACACTGTACCTGACAGCAGCAGACTAGTGACCAGAAGTGATGTAATACTCACAGTGGACTGTGTGTTCCATGAGAACCAGGGAGGACTACTGAACTGTCCTCGCAATGATGCAGCAGTCAGAAATATTAGCCAGAAGTTTGACACAGTGGACTATCTGTTCCATGAGAGCCGGAGAGGTCCTCTGGACTATCCTCGCAATGATGCAGCAGTCAAAAATCTTAGGCAGAAGTTTGACATAGATCCTATG GCAAGAAATCGTGTCTGTCTAGCTCGGATTCTAAACTTTGTCATGGTATGA
- the LOC112075205 gene encoding uncharacterized protein isoform X2, with product MLERRVAHKMKYYTVETGNTLDSHIQFMRRLNNTTRCFTEVESPVESDVIMAFCPIVSRAGTDIEAALQQIPTGKDVILVVLHHTFNPDSTVPDSSRLVTRSDVILTVDCLFHESQGGLLNCPXNDAAVSXVLKXLNIQPKTRHLGIPAAFLIYVRVFLGSMLEHRVAHKMKYYTVETGNTLDSRIPFMRRLNNTTRCFTEVKSPVESDVIMAFCPIVSRAGTDIEAALQQIPIGKDVILVVLHHTFNPDYTVPDSSRLVTRSDVILTVDCLFHESQRGLLNCPHNDAAVKQIRQKLDMTRSRGFLAWILNVDMTRSRGFLARILNIVMWAVSSVYSCLCTWLSYVKRRFWDNN from the exons TAGCACACAAGATGAAATACTACACAGTTGAGACTGGCAATACTTTGGATTCTCATATTCAGTTTATGAGACGACTCAACAACACCACAAGATGTTTTACGGAAGTCGAGTCGCCAGTGgagagtgatgtcatcatggcTTTCTGTCCCATCGTCTCCCGCGCCGGGACTGATATTGAAGCAGCACTACAACAGATTCCAA CTGGTAAAGATGTCATTCTGGTAGTGCTGCATCACACCTTCAACCCAGACTCCACTGTACCTGACAGCAGCAGACTAGTGACCAGAAGTGATGTAATACTCACAGTGGACTGTCTGTTCCATGAGAGCCAGGGAGGACTACTGAACTGTCCTCRCAATGATGCAGCRGTCAGCAKGGTTCTSAAGRGRCTGAACATACAGCCAAAG ACCAGACATCTTGGCATTCCAGCTGCGTTTCTGATCTATGTAAGGGTGTTTTTGGG ATCCATGTTGGAACACAGAG TGGCACACAAGATGAAGTACTACACAGTTGAGACTGGCAATACTTTGGATTCTCGTATTCCGTTTATGAGACGACTCAACAACACCACAAGATGTTTTACGGAAGTCAAGTCGCCAGTGgagagtgatgtcatcatggcTTTCTGTCCCATCGTCTCCCGCGCCGGGACTGATATTGAAGCAGCACTGCAACAGATTCCAA TTGGTAAAGATGTCATTCTGGTAGTGCTGCATCACACCTTCAACCCAGACTACACTGTACCTGACAGCAGCAGACTAGTGACCAGAAGTGATGTAATACTCACAGTGGACTGTCTGTTCCATGAGAGCCAGAGAGGACTACTGAACTGTCCTCACAATGATGCAGCAGTCAAACAGATTAGGCAGAAGCTTGACATG ACCAGAAGCCGTGGCTTTCTAGCTTGGATTCTAAACGTTGACATG ACCAGAAGTCGTGGCTTTCTAGCTAGGATTCTAAACATTGTCATG TGGGCAGTGTCTTCAGTCTACAGCTGCCTCTGTACATGGCTTTCATATGTGAAGCGGCGCTTCTGGGACAATAATTAG
- the LOC112075205 gene encoding uncharacterized protein isoform X1 produces MLERRVAHKMKYYTVETGNTLDSHIQFMRRLNNTTRCFTEVESPVESDVIMAFCPIVSRAGTDIEAALQQIPTGKDVILVVLHHTFNPDSTVPDSSRLVTRSDVILTVDCLFHESQGGLLNCPXNDAAVSXVLKXLNIQPKTRHLGIPAAFLIYVRVFLGSMLEHRVAHKMKYYTVETGNTLDSRIPFMRRLNNTTRCFTEVKSPVESDVIMAFCPIVSRAGTDIEAALQQIPIGKDVILVVLHHTFNPDYTVPDSSRLVTRSDVILTVDCLFHESQRGLLNCPHNDAAVKQIRQKLDMTRSRGFLAWILNVDMTRSRGFLARILNIVMWAVSSVYSCLCTWLSYVKRRFWDNN; encoded by the exons ATGTTGGAACGGAGAG TAGCACACAAGATGAAATACTACACAGTTGAGACTGGCAATACTTTGGATTCTCATATTCAGTTTATGAGACGACTCAACAACACCACAAGATGTTTTACGGAAGTCGAGTCGCCAGTGgagagtgatgtcatcatggcTTTCTGTCCCATCGTCTCCCGCGCCGGGACTGATATTGAAGCAGCACTACAACAGATTCCAA CTGGTAAAGATGTCATTCTGGTAGTGCTGCATCACACCTTCAACCCAGACTCCACTGTACCTGACAGCAGCAGACTAGTGACCAGAAGTGATGTAATACTCACAGTGGACTGTCTGTTCCATGAGAGCCAGGGAGGACTACTGAACTGTCCTCRCAATGATGCAGCRGTCAGCAKGGTTCTSAAGRGRCTGAACATACAGCCAAAG ACCAGACATCTTGGCATTCCAGCTGCGTTTCTGATCTATGTAAGGGTGTTTTTGGG ATCCATGTTGGAACACAGAG TGGCACACAAGATGAAGTACTACACAGTTGAGACTGGCAATACTTTGGATTCTCGTATTCCGTTTATGAGACGACTCAACAACACCACAAGATGTTTTACGGAAGTCAAGTCGCCAGTGgagagtgatgtcatcatggcTTTCTGTCCCATCGTCTCCCGCGCCGGGACTGATATTGAAGCAGCACTGCAACAGATTCCAA TTGGTAAAGATGTCATTCTGGTAGTGCTGCATCACACCTTCAACCCAGACTACACTGTACCTGACAGCAGCAGACTAGTGACCAGAAGTGATGTAATACTCACAGTGGACTGTCTGTTCCATGAGAGCCAGAGAGGACTACTGAACTGTCCTCACAATGATGCAGCAGTCAAACAGATTAGGCAGAAGCTTGACATG ACCAGAAGCCGTGGCTTTCTAGCTTGGATTCTAAACGTTGACATG ACCAGAAGTCGTGGCTTTCTAGCTAGGATTCTAAACATTGTCATG TGGGCAGTGTCTTCAGTCTACAGCTGCCTCTGTACATGGCTTTCATATGTGAAGCGGCGCTTCTGGGACAATAATTAG
- the LOC112075205 gene encoding uncharacterized protein isoform X4, which yields MLERRVAHKMKYYTVETGNTLDSHIQFMRRLNNTTRCFTEVESPVESDVIMAFCPIVSRAGTDIEAALQQIPTGKDVILVVLHHTFNPDSTVPDSSRLVTRSDVILTVDCLFHESQGGLLNCPXNDAAVSXVLKXLNIQPKNRSLQATTAIQSTENNPITAGSMIERKVAPEMKYYPVETGNTLDSHIQFMRQLNNTTRCFTEVKSPVESNVIMAFCPIVSRAGTDIEAAQQQIPTGKDVILVVLHHTFNPDHTVPDSSRLVTRSDVILTVDCVFHENQGGLLNCPRNDAAVRNISQKFDTVDYLFHESRRGPLDYPRNDAAVKNLRQKFDIDPMARNRVCLARILNFVMV from the exons ATGTTGGAACGGAGAG TAGCACACAAGATGAAATACTACACAGTTGAGACTGGCAATACTTTGGATTCTCATATTCAGTTTATGAGACGACTCAACAACACCACAAGATGTTTTACGGAAGTCGAGTCGCCAGTGgagagtgatgtcatcatggcTTTCTGTCCCATCGTCTCCCGCGCCGGGACTGATATTGAAGCAGCACTACAACAGATTCCAA CTGGTAAAGATGTCATTCTGGTAGTGCTGCATCACACCTTCAACCCAGACTCCACTGTACCTGACAGCAGCAGACTAGTGACCAGAAGTGATGTAATACTCACAGTGGACTGTCTGTTCCATGAGAGCCAGGGAGGACTACTGAACTGTCCTCRCAATGATGCAGCRGTCAGCAKGGTTCTSAAGRGRCTGAACATACAGCCAAAG AATAGATCACTTCAAGCCACAACTGCAATACAGTCAACAGAAAATAATCCCATAACTGCAGG ATCCATGATTGAACGCAAAG TAGCACCCGAGATGAAATACTACCCAGTTGAAACTGGCAATACTTTGGATTCTCATATTCAGTTTATGAGACAACTCAACAACACCACAAGATGTTTTACGGAAGTGAAGTCGCCAGTGGAGAGTAATGTCATCATGGCTTTCTGTCCCATCGTCTCCCGCGCCGGGACTGATATTGAAGCAGCACAGCAACAGATTCCAA CTGGTAAAGATGTCATTCTGGTAGTGCTGCATCACACCTTCAACCCAGACCACACTGTACCTGACAGCAGCAGACTAGTGACCAGAAGTGATGTAATACTCACAGTGGACTGTGTGTTCCATGAGAACCAGGGAGGACTACTGAACTGTCCTCGCAATGATGCAGCAGTCAGAAATATTAGCCAGAAGTTTGACACAGTGGACTATCTGTTCCATGAGAGCCGGAGAGGTCCTCTGGACTATCCTCGCAATGATGCAGCAGTCAAAAATCTTAGGCAGAAGTTTGACATAGATCCTATG GCAAGAAATCGTGTCTGTCTAGCTCGGATTCTAAACTTTGTCATGGTATGA
- the LOC112075205 gene encoding uncharacterized protein isoform X7 encodes MLERRVAHKMKYYTVETGNTLDSHIQFMRRLNNTTRCFTEVESPVESDVIMAFCPIVSRAGTDIEAALQQIPTGKDVILVVLHHTFNPDSTVPDSSRLVTRSDVILTVDCLFHESQGGLLNCPXNDAAVSXVLKXLNIQPKTRHLGIPAAFLIYVRVFLGSMLEHRVAHKMKYYTVETGNTLDSRIPFMRRLNNTTRCFTEVKSPVESDVIMAFCPIVSRAGTDIEAALQQIPIGKDVILVVLHHTFNPDYTVPDSSRLVTRSDVILTVDCLFHESQRGLLNCPHNDAAVKQIRQKLDMTRSRGFLARILNIVMWAVSSVYSCLCTWLSYVKRRFWDNN; translated from the exons ATGTTGGAACGGAGAG TAGCACACAAGATGAAATACTACACAGTTGAGACTGGCAATACTTTGGATTCTCATATTCAGTTTATGAGACGACTCAACAACACCACAAGATGTTTTACGGAAGTCGAGTCGCCAGTGgagagtgatgtcatcatggcTTTCTGTCCCATCGTCTCCCGCGCCGGGACTGATATTGAAGCAGCACTACAACAGATTCCAA CTGGTAAAGATGTCATTCTGGTAGTGCTGCATCACACCTTCAACCCAGACTCCACTGTACCTGACAGCAGCAGACTAGTGACCAGAAGTGATGTAATACTCACAGTGGACTGTCTGTTCCATGAGAGCCAGGGAGGACTACTGAACTGTCCTCRCAATGATGCAGCRGTCAGCAKGGTTCTSAAGRGRCTGAACATACAGCCAAAG ACCAGACATCTTGGCATTCCAGCTGCGTTTCTGATCTATGTAAGGGTGTTTTTGGG ATCCATGTTGGAACACAGAG TGGCACACAAGATGAAGTACTACACAGTTGAGACTGGCAATACTTTGGATTCTCGTATTCCGTTTATGAGACGACTCAACAACACCACAAGATGTTTTACGGAAGTCAAGTCGCCAGTGgagagtgatgtcatcatggcTTTCTGTCCCATCGTCTCCCGCGCCGGGACTGATATTGAAGCAGCACTGCAACAGATTCCAA TTGGTAAAGATGTCATTCTGGTAGTGCTGCATCACACCTTCAACCCAGACTACACTGTACCTGACAGCAGCAGACTAGTGACCAGAAGTGATGTAATACTCACAGTGGACTGTCTGTTCCATGAGAGCCAGAGAGGACTACTGAACTGTCCTCACAATGATGCAGCAGTCAAACAGATTAGGCAGAAGCTTGACATG ACCAGAAGTCGTGGCTTTCTAGCTAGGATTCTAAACATTGTCATG TGGGCAGTGTCTTCAGTCTACAGCTGCCTCTGTACATGGCTTTCATATGTGAAGCGGCGCTTCTGGGACAATAATTAG
- the LOC112075205 gene encoding uncharacterized protein isoform X3, with protein MLERRAHKMKYYTVETGNTLDSHIQFMRRLNNTTRCFTEVESPVESDVIMAFCPIVSRAGTDIEAALQQIPTGKDVILVVLHHTFNPDSTVPDSSRLVTRSDVILTVDCLFHESQGGLLNCPXNDAAVSXVLKXLNIQPKTRHLGIPAAFLIYVRVFLGSMLEHRVAHKMKYYTVETGNTLDSRIPFMRRLNNTTRCFTEVKSPVESDVIMAFCPIVSRAGTDIEAALQQIPIGKDVILVVLHHTFNPDYTVPDSSRLVTRSDVILTVDCLFHESQRGLLNCPHNDAAVKQIRQKLDMTRSRGFLAWILNVDMTRSRGFLARILNIVMWAVSSVYSCLCTWLSYVKRRFWDNN; from the exons ATGTTGGAACGGAGAG CACACAAGATGAAATACTACACAGTTGAGACTGGCAATACTTTGGATTCTCATATTCAGTTTATGAGACGACTCAACAACACCACAAGATGTTTTACGGAAGTCGAGTCGCCAGTGgagagtgatgtcatcatggcTTTCTGTCCCATCGTCTCCCGCGCCGGGACTGATATTGAAGCAGCACTACAACAGATTCCAA CTGGTAAAGATGTCATTCTGGTAGTGCTGCATCACACCTTCAACCCAGACTCCACTGTACCTGACAGCAGCAGACTAGTGACCAGAAGTGATGTAATACTCACAGTGGACTGTCTGTTCCATGAGAGCCAGGGAGGACTACTGAACTGTCCTCRCAATGATGCAGCRGTCAGCAKGGTTCTSAAGRGRCTGAACATACAGCCAAAG ACCAGACATCTTGGCATTCCAGCTGCGTTTCTGATCTATGTAAGGGTGTTTTTGGG ATCCATGTTGGAACACAGAG TGGCACACAAGATGAAGTACTACACAGTTGAGACTGGCAATACTTTGGATTCTCGTATTCCGTTTATGAGACGACTCAACAACACCACAAGATGTTTTACGGAAGTCAAGTCGCCAGTGgagagtgatgtcatcatggcTTTCTGTCCCATCGTCTCCCGCGCCGGGACTGATATTGAAGCAGCACTGCAACAGATTCCAA TTGGTAAAGATGTCATTCTGGTAGTGCTGCATCACACCTTCAACCCAGACTACACTGTACCTGACAGCAGCAGACTAGTGACCAGAAGTGATGTAATACTCACAGTGGACTGTCTGTTCCATGAGAGCCAGAGAGGACTACTGAACTGTCCTCACAATGATGCAGCAGTCAAACAGATTAGGCAGAAGCTTGACATG ACCAGAAGCCGTGGCTTTCTAGCTTGGATTCTAAACGTTGACATG ACCAGAAGTCGTGGCTTTCTAGCTAGGATTCTAAACATTGTCATG TGGGCAGTGTCTTCAGTCTACAGCTGCCTCTGTACATGGCTTTCATATGTGAAGCGGCGCTTCTGGGACAATAATTAG
- the LOC112075205 gene encoding uncharacterized protein isoform X6 produces the protein MLERRVAHKMKYYTVETGNTLDSHIQFMRRLNNTTRCFTEVESPVESDVIMAFCPIVSRAGTDIEAALQQIPTGKDVILVVLHHTFNPDSTVPDSSRLVTRSDVILTVDCLFHESQGGLLNCPXNDAAVSXVLKXLNIQPKTRHLGIPAAFLIYVRVFLGSMLEHRVAPEMKYYPVETGNTLDSHIQFMRQLNNTTRCFTEVKSPVESNVIMAFCPIVSRAGTDIEAAQQQIPTGKDVILVVLHHTFNPDHTVPDSSRLVTRSDVILTVDCVFHENQGGLLNCPRNDAAVRNISQKFDTVDYLFHESRRGPLDYPRNDAAVKNLRQKFDIDPMARNRVCLARILNFVMV, from the exons ATGTTGGAACGGAGAG TAGCACACAAGATGAAATACTACACAGTTGAGACTGGCAATACTTTGGATTCTCATATTCAGTTTATGAGACGACTCAACAACACCACAAGATGTTTTACGGAAGTCGAGTCGCCAGTGgagagtgatgtcatcatggcTTTCTGTCCCATCGTCTCCCGCGCCGGGACTGATATTGAAGCAGCACTACAACAGATTCCAA CTGGTAAAGATGTCATTCTGGTAGTGCTGCATCACACCTTCAACCCAGACTCCACTGTACCTGACAGCAGCAGACTAGTGACCAGAAGTGATGTAATACTCACAGTGGACTGTCTGTTCCATGAGAGCCAGGGAGGACTACTGAACTGTCCTCRCAATGATGCAGCRGTCAGCAKGGTTCTSAAGRGRCTGAACATACAGCCAAAG ACCAGACATCTTGGCATTCCAGCTGCGTTTCTGATCTATGTAAGGGTGTTTTTGGG ATCCATGTTGGAACACAGAG TAGCACCCGAGATGAAATACTACCCAGTTGAAACTGGCAATACTTTGGATTCTCATATTCAGTTTATGAGACAACTCAACAACACCACAAGATGTTTTACGGAAGTGAAGTCGCCAGTGGAGAGTAATGTCATCATGGCTTTCTGTCCCATCGTCTCCCGCGCCGGGACTGATATTGAAGCAGCACAGCAACAGATTCCAA CTGGTAAAGATGTCATTCTGGTAGTGCTGCATCACACCTTCAACCCAGACCACACTGTACCTGACAGCAGCAGACTAGTGACCAGAAGTGATGTAATACTCACAGTGGACTGTGTGTTCCATGAGAACCAGGGAGGACTACTGAACTGTCCTCGCAATGATGCAGCAGTCAGAAATATTAGCCAGAAGTTTGACACAGTGGACTATCTGTTCCATGAGAGCCGGAGAGGTCCTCTGGACTATCCTCGCAATGATGCAGCAGTCAAAAATCTTAGGCAGAAGTTTGACATAGATCCTATG GCAAGAAATCGTGTCTGTCTAGCTCGGATTCTAAACTTTGTCATGGTATGA